One Vigna unguiculata cultivar IT97K-499-35 chromosome 7, ASM411807v1, whole genome shotgun sequence genomic region harbors:
- the LOC114191452 gene encoding protein MAIN-LIKE 1-like produces the protein MAQNNNLPANLSVLRHQDDHITNHIWEGNERVLRPRRHSIWILKHTDLIDPRVRMVIDAAGFGHVLKVSNMEINHLMVTALCERWRTETHTFHMPLGETTVTLEDVSLQLGMPIDGEPVTGGTSGNLLQLCQDLLGDIPPENMFTGNRIKLSWLNSRFRELPDDATLVTVGQYARAHILILIGCMLMPDTSASLVHFMFLPLLADLEHISNFSWGSAVLACLYRALDHSTKFHQDNIGGCMLLLQCWAWERFTCISPEIQAVTEDEIVAGLAFPLSVRWCRQTRSLFHDQTTVVGFRKKFDQIQPKQFLWTPYRQPHVNRMIIINVSPISRALVPLICFATVEFHQVDRVVRQFGWRQNIPSDPMNLDEGEPFTKSGHLRDNSPYMQWYINHTIRYITTNAQSSDDEYDMPEQYQNPPSHQQFRPDTPFSGLLHSQNVSAGFGNWDHRMHPPSSSQQVPSSYGFFPAPSNFGSGPAQCYGGSGGP, from the exons ATGGCTCAGAACAACAACCTCCCAGCAAACTTGTCCGTGTTACGTCATCAAGACGATCACATCACAAACCACATTTGGGAAGGAAACGAGAGGGTCCTCCGACCACGACGCCATTCTATCTGGATACTAAAACATACTGATCTTATTGACCCTAGGGTTAGAATGGTAATTGATGCAGCTGGTTTTGGTCACGTTCTGAAAGTGAGTAATATGGAAATTAACCACCTAATGGTAACAGCATTATGTGAAAGGTGGAGGACTGAAACTCACACCTTCCACATGCCACTCGGAGAAACAACTGTTACCCTGGAAGATGTTTCACTACAACTGGGGATGCCAATTGATGGTGAACCTGTCACCGGTGGAACTTCAGGAAACCTACTACAACTGTGTCAAGATTTATTGGGGGATATTCCTCCCGAAAATATGTTTACAGGTAACCGAATAAAGCTATCATGGCTGAATAGCAGATTCCGAGAATTACCGGATGACGCAACACTGGTTACAGTTGGACAGTATGCACGAGCACACATCCTCATTTTGATTGGATGCATGTTGATGCCTGATACATCAGCCAGTCTCGTGCATTTTATGTTCTTGCCATTGTTAGCAGATTTGGagcatatttcaaattttagttggGGTTCCGCAGTATTGGCATGCCTCTATCGTGCACTGGATCACAGCACAAAATTCCATCAAGACAACATTGGTGGATGCATGTTATTGCTCCAGTGTTGGGCATGGGAGAGATTTACATGCATCTCTCCAGAAATACAAGCAGTCACGGAGGACGAGATTGTGGCTGGGCTTGCGTTTCCCTTAAGTGTGAGATGGTGTCGGCAAACACGTTCTCTGTTCCATGACCAAACAACTGTGGTTGGCTTCCGGaaaaaatttgatcaaattcaaccaaagcAG TTTTTATGGACACCATATCGACAGCCACATGTTAATcgcatgataataataaatgtttctCCAATTAGTCGGGCCTTGGTTCCTCTTATTTGTTTTGCGACGGTTGAATTTCACCAAGTTGACCGGGTAGTTAGACAGTTTGGTTGGCGACAAAACATTCCATCCGACCCGATGAACCTGGATGAG GGCGAACCTTTCACCAAAAGCGGTCATCTGCGTGATAACTCGCCCTACATGCAATGGTACATAAATCATACCATCCGGTATATCACGACTAATGCACAATCATCCGATGATGAA TATGACATGCCGGAGCAATATCAGAATCCGCCTTCACATCAGCAGTTTCGTCCGGATACACCCTTTTCCGGCCTCCTTCACTCACAAAATGTATCTGCTGGATTTGGGAATTGGGATCACAGAATGCATCCTCCATCGTCATCTCAACAGGTTCCCAGTTCATATGGTTTTTTTCCAGCACCTTCAAACTTTGGATCAGGTCCAGCGCAATGTTATGGTGGTTCAGGTGGCCCGTAA
- the LOC114191453 gene encoding uncharacterized protein LOC114191453 produces the protein MSSWNYGGSSSSNPIDDEPIIPDIVEDFSSDDFEEDNADNQEIVPIPPMDYNPYGEVQLEEAMQFDSKEATVSAIKHYHITNGYSFNVVESKPHLYVARCIHYNNGCQWRLRASYSKIRHHWEIKSIDGTHTCFSTVMSQDHCNLDSTQIASIVFHLVRTNPSIRIKSLVADIKSRYEYTVTYRRAWIAKEKAITMEYGDWDQSYNEVPRWLLAAQQTNPGTIFQLSGPPVNFDAEDGSSTYIMECCFWAFGPCIEGFKYCKPVVQVDGTFLTGRYHATLLTAIAQDGNRNIFPLAFAIVEGETKEALIWFFQLLREHVTPQPNLCLITDRGKGILSALRSEEVDWESDNLHSVYCIRHLGSNFNNRFKNVDLKKQFINLAYEVKQPIVQPKLSAMRSQYPQAVAWIDKIPLHKWSQAYDGGRRYTHMTTNLAECMNSVLKGARSLPICALLKITFQNINAWFVERGLKADSMLRAGHQYPEDVTTLLQQNQQKSAYCHVQRYDRDNSEFELVDYPVNTS, from the exons ATGAGTTCGTGGAATTATGGAGGATCTTCTTCGTCTAATCCAATTGATGACGAACCTATCATTCCAGACATTGTCGAAGACTTTAGTTCCGATGATTTTGAGGAAGACAATGCAGACAATCAAGAAATTGTCCCAATTCCTCCTATGGATTACAATCCCTATGGGGAAGTCCAACTAGAAGAAGCCATGCAATTCGATTCTAAAGAAGCAACGGTGTCTGCCATCAAACATTATCACATCACTAATGGATACAGCTTCAATGTGGTAGAATCAAAACCGCATCTTTATGTTGCACGATGCATCCATTACAACAATGGATGTCAATGGCGTCTGAGGGCCAGTTATAGTAAAATCCGACATCATTGGGAAATCAAGTCCATTGATGGTACACATACGTGTTTCTCTACAGTAATGTCACAAGATCACTGCAACCTAGATTCCACCCAAATTGCTtcaattgtttttcatttggtCCGCACAAATCCAAGCATTCGCATCAAAAGCTTGGTCGCTGACATCAAAAGTCGTTACGAATACACAGTCACATATAGAAGAGCATGGATTGCGAAGGAGAAAGCAATAACAATGGAGTATGGTGATTGGGACCAATCTTATAATGAAGTTCCCAGATGGTTACTAGCTGCCCAGCAAACCAATCCTGGGacaatttttcaactttccGGTCCTCCAGTTAATTTTGATGCTGAGGATGGAAGTTCCACATACATTATGGAATGTTGCTTCTGGGCATTTGGACCTTGCATTGAAGGTTTTAAGTATTGTAAACCTGTTGTTCAAGTGGATGGAACCTTTTTAACAGGCAGATATCATGCCACCTTGCTTACTGCAATTGCTCAGGATGGAAATAGAAACATATTTCCTTTGGCATTTGCAATAGTAGAAGGTGAGACAAAGGAGGCATTGATTTGGTTTTTTCAACTACTGCGAGAGCATGTAACTCCTCAGCCAAATCTCTGCCTAATTACTGATAGAGGCAAGGGAATTTTGTCAGCCCTACGATCGGAAGAAGTTGACTGGGAATCAGACAATCTTCACTCTGTCTACTGCATACGTCATCTGGGTTCCAACTTCAACAATCGCTTCAAAAATGTCGATCTCAAGAAACAATTCATTAACTTGG CTTATGAAGTCAAACAACCTATCGTGCAACCAAAACTTTCAGCTATGAGGTCCCAATACCCACAAGCAGTAGCTTGGATTGATAAAATCCCCTTACATAAGTGGTCTCAGGCTTATGATGGGGGGCGCAGGTACACGCACATGACAACAAACTTGGCGGAGTGCATGAACTCTGTGCTAAAGGGGGCTCGCTCATTACCTATCTGTGCACTTTTGAAAATtacatttcaaaacataaatgcCTGGTTTGTTGAACGCGGCTTAAAGGCAGACTCTATGTTAAGAGCTGGACATCAATATCCAGAAGATGTCACAACCTTGCTCCAACAAAATCAACAGAAATCTGCATATTGTCATGTTCAACGCTACGATCGAGATAATTCAGAATTCGAG CTAGTCGATTACCCTGTCAACACGTCATAG
- the LOC114191454 gene encoding 3-ketoacyl-CoA synthase 19-like — protein MVDVCQRWIFCSSASAVKIVLRNRKLGLEEYRFLFKTIISSGIGENTYCPRTVLEGREECSSLKDSYHEIDEIMFDTLDNLFKKTGISPSEVDILVVNVSLFSPAPSLAARIINRYKMRENVKAFNLAGMGCSASVVAIDVVQQLFKTYKNSVGIVVSTEDLGGHWYCGTEV, from the exons ATGGTTGATGTATG CCAGAGATGGATCTTTTGTTCTTCTGCCTCCGCAGTAAAGATCGTCCTACGAAACAGAAAACTGGGGTTAGAGGAGTATAGGTTTCTCTTCAAAACCATTATCAGTTCGGGGATTGGGGAGAACACTTACTGCCCCAGAACAGTTCTTGAAGGGAGAGAAGAGTGTTCATCTCTTAAAGACTCGTACCATGAAATAGACGAGATCATGTTCGACACACTCGACAACCTCTTCAAGAAAACGGGGATTTCACCCTCCGAGGTAGACATCCTCGTAGTGAACGTCTCCTTGTTCTCGCCGGCACCTTCTCTCGCAGCACGCATCATAAACAGGTACAAGATGAGAGAAAACGTGAAAGCTTTCAATCTTGCAGGAATGGGGTGCAGTGCAAGTGTGGTTGCTATCGATGTGGTGCAGCAACTGTTCAAGACTTACAAGAACTCTGTTGGGATTGTTGTGAGCACCGAGGATCTCGGTGGACACTGGTACTGTGGCACGGAGGTTTGA
- the LOC114191810 gene encoding LOW QUALITY PROTEIN: probable protein phosphatase 2C 11 (The sequence of the model RefSeq protein was modified relative to this genomic sequence to represent the inferred CDS: inserted 1 base in 1 codon): MISNSDPVEPLTAAAATPAVAVTASSSAEGQPAPPATPNIVMSSKDHDSLFSGGGISFLSGSRSGRFSYGYSSFKGKRSSMEDFFETTISEVDGQMVAFFGVFDGHGGSRTAEYLKNNLFKNLSSHPDFFKDTKTAIVEAFKQTDIDYLNEEKGHQRDAGSTASTAMLLGDRIVVANVGDSRVVASRAGSAIPLSIDHKPDRSDERQRIEKAXGFIIWAGTWRVGGVLAVSRAFGDKLLKPYVVADPEIQEEEIDGVDFIIIASDGLWNVISNKEAVSLVQNITDAEVASRELIKEAYARGSSDNITSVVVRFDIS, translated from the exons ATGATCTCAAACTCCGACCCTGTAGAACCACTCACTGCGGCCGCGGCCACCCCCGCCGTCGCGGTAACCGCTTCGTCTTCCGCTGAAGGTCAGCCTGCACCGCCGGCGACGCCAAACATTGTGATGTCCTCCAAGGATCACGATTCTCTCTTCAGCGGTGGCGGCATCAG CTTTCTCTCTGGAAGTCGAAGTGGAAGGTTCAGCTATGGATATTCCAGTTTCAAGGGTAAAAGGTCATCAATGGAGGATTTCTTTGAGACCACCATATCAGAGGTCGATGGTCAGATGGTTGcgttttttggtgtttttgatG GTCACGGAGGTTCCCGGACTGCAGAATATCTgaaaaataatctatttaagAATTTGAGTAGCCATCCTGACTTCTTTAAAGACACAAAGACTGCTATAG TAGAAGCATTTAAACAGACAGATATCGACTACCTCAATGAGGAAAAAGGCCATCAAAGAGATGCTGGGTCAACTGCATCAACAGCTATGTTGTTGGGGGACCGAATTGTTGTTGCAAATGTTGGTGATTCCAGAGTAGTTGCAAGTAGAGCTGGTTCAG CTATTCCTTTATCTATTGATCACAAGCCTGATAGATCTGATGAACGTCAAAGGATTGAAAAGG GGGGATTTATAATCTGGGCTG GAACATGGAGGGTTGGTGGTGTTCTTGCAGTGTCCCGTGCATTTGGCGACAAACTTCTTAAGCCTTACGTTGTTGCTGACCCAGAAATTCAG GAGGAAGAAATTGACGGTGtagattttattataattgctAGTGATGGCCTTTGGAATGTCATATCAAACAAG GAGGCCGTGTCTTTAGTACAAAATATCACAGATGCAGAAGTGGCATCGAGAGAACTTATAAAAGAAGCTTATGCACGGGGAAGCTCAGATAACATCACTAGTGTTGTTGTTCGATTTGATATATCCTGA
- the LOC114191809 gene encoding ankyrin repeat-containing protein ITN1, which yields MASHPNQPGTGAEGHREKDPPSPIPAAASQNPLSEISPSPSPSSSTAPALVLSNSGKRIDQTGRKKYVKQVTGRHNDTELHLAAQRGDVGAVRQILLDVESQVMGTLGDGDDDDLDTEIAEVRACLVNEENELGETPLFTAAEKGHLHVVKELLNHSTAQTVSKKNRSGFDPLHIAASKGHHSIVQVLLDYDPGLSKTIGPSNSTPLITAATRGHTEVVNELLSKDCSLLEIARSNGKNALHLAARQGHVEIVKALLSKDPQLARRTDKKGQTALHMAVKGQSCDVVKLLLDADAAIVMLPDKFGNTALHVATRKKRVEIVNELLHLPDTNVNALTRDHKTALDIAEGLPLSEESSDIKECLSRYGALRANELNQPRDELRKTVTQIKKDVHTQLEQTKRTNKNVHNISKELRKLHREGINNATNSVTVVAVLFATVAFAAIFTVPGGDNNDGSAVVAAYAAFKIFFIFNAIALFTSLAVVVVQITLVRGETKAEKRVVEVINKLMWLASVCTSVAFIASSYIVVGRKNKWAAILVTLVGGVIISGVIGTMTFYVVRSKRSRSMRKKEKQLARRSGSNSWHHSEFSNSEGDRIYAI from the exons ATGGCCTCTCACCCAAACCAACCAG GAACGGGAGCTGAAGGGCACCGAGAAAAGGACCCCCCTTCGCCGATCCCAGCAGCAGCCTCTCAGAATCCGCTTTCCGAGATATCGCCGTCGCCGTCGCCGTCCTCCTCGACGGCGCCGGCGCTGGTGCTGTCGAACTCGGGGAAGCGCATCGACCAGACGGGGAGGAAGAAGTACGTGAAGCAAGTGACGGGGCGGCACAACGACACGGAGCTGCACCTGGCGGCGCAGAGGGGCGACGTCGGCGCCGTGAGGCAGATCCTTCTCGACGTCGAATCTCAGGTTATGGGGACTCTCGGCGACGGCGATGACGACGATCTCGACACCGAGATTGCGGAGGTGCGAGCTTGCCTCGTCAACGAAGAGAACGAGCTCGGTGAGACCCCTTTGTTCACTGCCGCCGAAAAGGGTCATCTCCATGTCGTGAAGGAGCTTCTCAACCATTCCACTGCTCAGACTGTTTCCAAGAAGAACCGATCGGGATTTGATCCCTTGCATATTGCAGCTAGTAAAGGCCACCACT CCATTGTTCAGGTTTTGCTAGATTATGACCCGGGATTGAGCAAAACTATTGGTCCATCCAATTCGACTCCACTTATAACTGCGGCGACAAGAGGACACACGGAAGTGGTGAATGAGCTGCTGTCGAAAGATTGTAGCTTGTTGGAGATTGCTAGATCCAATGGCAAAAACGCTTTGCATTTAGCAGCTCGTCAGGGTCATGTGGAGATTGTGAAAGCCTTGCTCAGTAAAGATCCACAGTTGGCTCGAAGGACCGACAAGAAAGGCCAAACTGCATTGCACATGGCTGTAAAAGGGCAGAGTTGTGACGTGGTAAAATTACTTCTTGATGCAGATGCTGCCATTGTTATGCTTCCTGACAAATTTGGTAACACAGCATTACATGTGGCAACCAGGAAAAAGCGAGTAGAG ATAGTGAATGAGTTATTGCATCTGCCAGACACCAATGTTAATGCATTAACCAGAGACCACAAAACAGCTCTTGACATTGCTGAAGGCCTTCCACTCTCCGAAGAGTCATCAGATATAAAAGAATGTCTTTCTCGATACGGAGCACTTAGAGCTAACGAGCTCAACCAGCCAAGGGATGAACTGAGGAAAACTGTTACTCAAATCAAGAAAGATGTTCACACTCAACTTGAACAAACCAAGAGAACCAACAAAAATGTTCATAATATTTCCAAAGAGTTAAGGAAACTCCATAGGGAAGGAATCAACAATGCCACAAACTCAGTAACAGTGGTGGCAGTGTTGTTTGCTACAGTTGCTTTTGCTGCTATATTCACTGTGCCTGGCGGTGATAACAATGATGGCTCGGCGGTGGTAGCTGCTTATGCTGCTTTTAAAatcttcttcatctttaatgctATTGCACTTTTCACATCTTTGGCGGTTGTGGTTGTTCAAATCACCCTGGTGAGAGGTGAAACAAAAGCAGAGAAAAGGGTGGTGGAGGTAATCAACAAGCTCATGTGGCTGGCTTCTGTTTGTACTTCAGTGGCATTTATTGCTTCTTCTTACATAGTTGTGGGAAGGAAGAATAAGTGGGCTGCTATACTTGTTACATTAGTTGGAGGGGTGATAATTTCTGGAGTTATTGGCACCATGACTTTCTATGTAGTGAGATCTAAGAGAAGCAGGTCAatgaggaagaaggagaagcaGCTAGCCAGGAGGAGTGGATCTAACTCATGGCATCATTCTGAATTCTCCAACTCTGAGGGTGATCGGATTTATGCGATTTGA
- the LOC114190589 gene encoding probable membrane-associated kinase regulator 4, protein MAATLLACDPADDDYIDMEVNSYSNFFCHSHQSYPQPREFEFQMSSIVQEKEATTSPADELFYKGKLLPLHLPPRLQMVEKLLENSTSPFHKENDTFDEFFSTPLATTYTTPIAGTPFESCNISPSDSCQVSRELNPEEYYNLAYPTDTSDGFVVENQKKSWKKKLKQSSLGSKLKASRAYLKSWFGKSGCSYETYATSTKVADEGSVSKAREILNKHVQVAKKNPYGQIHRDRYQSSDSVMRSYKEKTSEDGSNQHRRSFSVGIKMLPGNKSSSSSSSSFMSGSTSFSFSNKSYGCQARQLLKRCSSANSEIENSIQGAIAHCKKSQQVFSSKNTASRTSVCEDHERVELWRG, encoded by the coding sequence ATGGCTGCAACACTCTTAGCATGTGATCCTGCAGATGATGATTACATTGACATGGAAGTGAACTCATACTCCAACTTCTTCTGCCATTCTCATCAATCTTATCCACAGCCTAGAGAATTTGAGTTTCAAATGTCCTCCATTGTTCAAGAGAAAGAAGCAACAACCTCACCAGCTGATGAGCTTTTCTACAAAGGAAAGCTTCTCCCTCTTCACCTTCCTCCTCGGTTACAGATGGTTGAAAAACTCCTTGAAAACTCAACCTCTCCTTTTCACAAAGAAAATGATACCTTTGATGAGTTCTTCAGCACTCCTCTGGCCACCACCTACACAACACCAATTGCTGGCACCCCATTTGAATCCTGCAACATCTCTCCATCAGATTCTTGCCAAGTTAGCAGAGAATTAAACCCTGAAGAGTATTACAACCTTGCCTACCCCACAGATACCAGTGATGGATTTGTTGTTGAAAACCAGAAGAAGTCGTGGAAGAAGAAACTGAAGCAGTCTTCACTAGGTTCCAAGTTGAAGGCTTCAAGGGCTTATCTCAAGTCTTGGTTTGGAAAATCTGGTTGCTCATATGAAACCTATGCAACCTCAACCAAAGTTGCAGATGAAGGATCGGTTTCAAAGGCCAGGGAAATTTTAAACAAGCATGTGCAAGTGGCAAAGAAGAACCCTTATGGCCAAATTCACAGGGACAGATATCAGTCTTCTGATTCTGTCATGAGAAGCTACAAAGAGAAGACAAGTGAGGATGGAAGTAACCAGCACAGAAGGTCTTTCTCTGTCGGCATAAAAATGCTTCCAGGGAacaaatcatcatcatcatcatcatcttcatttaTGTCTGGTTCAACTTCGttttcattttcaaacaaatCTTATGGATGCCAAGCTCGCCAGCTACTGAAAAGGTGCAGCAGTGCAAATTCAGAGATAGAAAATTCAATTCAGGGAGCAATTGCACACTGCAAGAAGTCTCAGCAAGTGTTCTCTTCAAAGAACACTGCATCTAGAACCTCAGTTTGTGAGGATCATGAGAGGGTAGAGCTTTGGAGGGGTTGA